In the genome of Aspergillus luchuensis IFO 4308 DNA, chromosome 2, nearly complete sequence, one region contains:
- the has1 gene encoding ATP-dependent RNA helicase HAS1 (COG:A;~EggNog:ENOG410PH4U;~InterPro:IPR027417,IPR001650,IPR014014,IPR014001, IPR011545,IPR000629;~PFAM:PF00270,PF00271;~go_function: GO:0003676 - nucleic acid binding [Evidence IEA];~go_function: GO:0004386 - helicase activity [Evidence IEA];~go_function: GO:0005524 - ATP binding [Evidence IEA]) yields MPIPVDTAKSINKKRKRKHGARGATEADDASPKPAVDNGETTEVTETATEKKSKKKAAKEAEKEEKPKKRKVDDSSNEDENDSEEEVRQAEPEDEDDEEGKEAENGADLPSLDAVRLPQTDSEPKKFTELNLSEKTMKGIQDMGFETMTEIQQRTIPPLLAGRDVLGAAKTGSGKTLSFLIPAVEMLSALRFKPRNGTGVLVVSPTRELALQIFGVARELMAHHSQTYGIVIGGANRRAEAEKLTKGVNLLIATPGRLLDHLQNTPGFVFKNLKTLVIDEADRILEVGFEDEMRQIVKILPSEERQTMLFSATQTTKVEDLARISLRPGPLYINVDHRKEHSTVEGLEQGYVICEADKRFLLLFSFLKRNLKKKIIVFFSSCNCVKYHAELLNYIDLPVLELHGKQKQQKRTNTFFEFCNAKQGTLICTDVAARGLDVSTCPFTNHSEHNLTIIDSGCGLDYPVRPPG; encoded by the exons ATGCCGATCCCTGTGGATACCGCGAAATCTATcaacaagaagcgcaagagaaAGCACGGTGCGCGCGGTGCGACCGAAGCCGACGATGCTTCTCCGAAGCCCGCTGTCGACAATGGAGAGACGACCGAAGTGACGGAGACAGCCACGGaaaagaagtcgaagaagaaggccgccaaggaggccgagaaggaagaaaagcccaagaagcgcaaggttGACGACTCCAGCaacgaggatgagaatgacagcgaggaagaagtccgtCAGGCGGAacccgaagatgaagatgatgaggagggcaaggaggCTGAGAATGGTGCAGATCTCCCTTCTCTGGACGCTGTGCGTCTGCCCCAGACGGATAGCGAACCTAAGAAGTTTACGGAATTGAACCTCTCTgagaagacgatgaagggTATTCAGGATATGGGCTTCGAGACTATGACCGAGATCCAGCAACGTACTATCCCCCCGCTACTTGCTGGTCGTGATGTTCTCGGTGCTGCGAAGACGGGTTCCGGAAAGACTTTGTCCTTTTTGATTCCTGCTGTGGAGATGTTGAGCGCTCTGCGGTTCAAGCCTCGCAATG GTACTGGTGTTCTTGTCGTTTCTCCCACCAGAGAGTTGGCGCTGCAAATATTCGGTGTGGCCAGAGAGTTGATGGCGCACCACTCGCAAACATATGGTATCGTTATTGGAGGTGCCAACCGTCGAGCTGAGGCAGAGAAGCTCACCAAGGGTGTCAACTTGCTCATTGCCACTCCTGGACGCTTGCTTGATCATCTGCAGAACACCCCTGGCTTTGTGTTCAAGAACCTGAAGACTCTCGTTATCG ACGAGGCGGACCGTATTCTGGAAGTCGGTTTCGAGGACGAAATGCGTCAGATTGTCAAGATCCTGCCCTCCGAAGAGAGACAGACCATGCTGTTCTCTGCCACCCAGACCACGAAAGTCGAGGATTTGGCGCGCATATCGCTGCGCCCTGGCCCCTTGTACATCAACGTCGACCACCGCAAGGAGCACAGCACAGTCGAGGGTCTGGAACAGGGTTATGTCATCTGTGAGGCTGACAAGCGcttcctgcttcttttctccttcctcaagCGCAACCttaagaagaagatcattgtcttcttctccagctgtaACTGTGTGAAGTACCATGCTGAGCTGCTCAACTACATCGACCTGCCGGTGCTTGAACTCCACggcaagcagaagcagcagaagcggACCAACACATTCTTTGAGTTCTGCAATGCCAAGCAGGGAACCCTGATCTGCACTGACGTTGCTGCCAGAGGTCTGGATGTGAGTACCTGCCCATTTACAAATCACTCAGAGCACAATCTAACAATCATAGATTCCGGCTGTGGACTGGATTATCCAGTTCGACCCCCCGGATGA
- the HST2 gene encoding Sir2 histone deacetylase Hst2 (COG:B,K;~EggNog:ENOG410PFFE;~InterPro:IPR017328,IPR026590,IPR026591,IPR029035, IPR003000;~PFAM:PF02146;~go_function: GO:0008270 - zinc ion binding [Evidence IEA];~go_function: GO:0017136 - NAD-dependent histone deacetylase activity [Evidence IEA];~go_function: GO:0070403 - NAD+ binding [Evidence IEA]), whose translation MASLSPRTHAHSNVLSRPDPLQQHPYHNMTSTSSEIEIAAQHLAKAKRIVILTGAGISTAAGIPDFRSPTSGLYAKLAPLKLPFPEAIFHISYFTHTPEPFYAIAKARHPRCLKPTRSHAFLGLLARKGLLHFLFTQNTDGLEENAFVPADKMLAVHGNWKTQRCHKCNTPYPDELMKKAIAMREVPYCLDAKCKGAVKPDVVFFGQSLPAAFDEKEKMVAEADLVIVMGTSLKVAPCSRLPRLAREGVPRILINMESAGDFGTRPEDVQILGSCDDGLEKLADLLGWSDELDSLWAAAAKEEPTDDEEEISLDECINRLVQKNQGKQVSDGHKRMLETHLQSKFAHVLRSS comes from the coding sequence ATGGCAAGCCTCTCCCCCAGAACACATGCTCATAGCAACGTCCTATCTCGACCAGATCCTCTTCAACAGCACCCATATCACAATATGACTAGTACGTCGTCTGAAATCGAGATAGCCGCCCAACACCTTGCCAAGGCGAAACGAATCGTCATCCTGACAGGCGCGGGCatctccaccgccgccggAATCCCCGACTTTCGCTCCCCCACCAGTGGTCTCTACGCGAAATTGGCACCCCTCAAGCTGCCCTTTCCCGAGGCGATTTTCCATATCAGCTATTTCACCCATACTCCGGAGCCATTCTACGCCATCGCAAAGGCTCGCCATCCCCGCTGCCTCAAGCCGACCAGATCCCACGCATTCCTCGGTCTGCTCGCGAGGAAAGGCCTGCTCCATTTCCTGTTTACCCAGAACACCGACGGTCTCGAAGAAAATGCCTTCGTTCCCGCAGACAAGATGCTTGCGGTGCATGGGAACTGGAAGACGCAGCGTTGTCACAAATGCAACACGCCGTACCCGGACgagctgatgaagaaggccatcGCCATGAGAGAAGTACCGTACTGTCTTGACGCGAAGTGCAAGGGAGCGGTGAAGCCGGATgtggtcttcttcggccaGTCGCTTCCCGCTGCATTTGatgaaaaagagaaaatggtAGCCGAGGCGGATCTGGTCATTGTTATGGGCACAAGCTTGAAGGTTGCCCCGTGCTCGCGGCTACCGCGGTTGGCAAGGGAGGGAGTTCCACGAatcctcatcaacatggAGAGTGCGGGGGACTTTGGTACACGACCAGAGGATGTTCAAATCCTTGGATCGTGTGATGATGGGTTGGAAAAGTTAGCCGATCTGCTAGGCTGGTCGGATGAACTGGACAGTCTCTGGGCTGCGGCTGCGAAAGAAGAGCCAaccgatgacgaggaagagatcaGCCTAGACGAGTGTATTAATCGATTGGTCCAGAAGAACCAAGGAAAGCAGGTGTCCGACGGACATAAGCGCATGCTAGAGACACACTTGCAGTCAAAATTTGCCCATGTGCTTCGGTCGAGTTAG